The Medicago truncatula cultivar Jemalong A17 chromosome 4, MtrunA17r5.0-ANR, whole genome shotgun sequence genome includes a region encoding these proteins:
- the LOC25494270 gene encoding putative glycine-rich cell wall structural protein 1 isoform X1, with translation MAAPWSCCLLALLVLVSIIESESRVARKDLGLDLGGLGIGLGAGVGLGIGGGSGSGAGAGAGSGSGSSSSSSSSSSSSSSSGSGSGAGSEAGSYAGSRAGSGSGGRSRGGGGSGQGSGYGEGYGHGGGYGEGGGD, from the exons ATGGCTGCACCTTGGTCGTGTTGTTTACTTGCACTGCTTGTTTTGGTGTCAATTATTGAATCAGAAAGCAGAGTGGCTAGGAAGGATTTGGGTTTGGACCTTGGTGGATTGGGAATTGGACTTGGTGCAGGAGTTGGTTTAGGAATTGGAGGTGGCAGTGGCTCTGGAGCCGGAGCTGGTGCAGGCTCTGGTTCTGGTTCTAGCTCTTCCTCAAGTTCATCGTCCTCTTCGTCTTCTAGTTCTGGGTCTGGTTCCGGGGCAGGGTCGGAAGCAGGCTCATATGCAGGCTCTCGGGCTGGTTCGGGATCAGGTGGTAGAAGTCGCG gtggtggaggcTCTGGGCAGGGCTCTGGTTATGGTGAGGGTTATGGTCATGGTGGGGGTTATGGTGAAGGTGGGGGTGATTAA